CCTTTCGTTTGTTACGCGAGGGTCATGACGTACATGCGTCTTACGTAAGCAACGTGACGTGCATGTATGGAAATGACTTACACCTTTCAGTCGCTTTAATTTTTTGAGCATCCGTACTTAGCCTTAATTAACTGTGATGGGCCTGATGGCGCCTGTTTATGCATGTTACTTCTTCCATATAGCTGTCTGATTTTAGGCTATAAAAGGAACACAACTAAGCTGAGCATGCGGCATCCAATCaacaccaacacattagcactaccATCAAATGAGTGGTAACACGATCATGTTCTCCAGTTCTAGATGTTCATCATTAGGGCTCTATGTGCTCCTTGCCACAAGCTGCCTATTACTAGCTGGCTGCTCTTCAGAGTCGCTGCTGACAAGTGATGTTCTTCCAAGTGAGCAGTCGGGCATCGACACCGACAACCACCAAGATCTGATGATGGACCGTTTCCACGTGTGGATGACGGTGCACAACAGATCCTACTCCACCGCCGGTGAGAAGGCTCGCCGGTTTGAGGTATACAGGAGCAACATGAGGTTCATAGAGGCCGTAAATGCCGAGGCGGCCACCTCTGGGCTCACGTACGAGCTTGGGGAGGGCCCCTTCACCGACCTTACAAATGAAGAGTTCATGGAGCTATACACCGGGCAGATTTTGGAGGATGACCAATCGGAAGATGGTGACGACGACGAGCAGATTATCACCACCCATGCTGGGTCTATCGATGGCTTGGGCACACATAAGGGTGCCACCGTGTACGCCAACTTCTCGGCCAGCGCGCCAAGGAGCATCGACTGGAGGAAGAGAGGCGTCGTCACCCCGGTTAAAAACCAAAAGCAATGTGGTACACATAACATCTCTTGTTCATATTTTTCtccacttatatatatatatatatatatatatatatatatatatatatatatatatatatatatatatatatatatatattaaccaCAACTTATTAACAAAGTAACAAACAGTACCAGAATCTTAGTTGGTTAATATGTATCTCTCTCTTTTATATGCGCAGAAAGCATAATGATTAAGTTAAGAATTGGTATGGAACTGCAGGATCTTGCTGGGCATTCCCCACCGTCGCTACAATTGAAGGAATACACAAGATCAAGAGAGGGACTCTGGTGTCTCTGTCGGAGCAACAGCTGATAGATTGCGACTACCTTGATAATGGTTGCAAAGGTGGCCTGGTGACCAGAGCTTTCCAGTGGATCAAAAAGAATGGAGGGATCACCAGCACATCTTCCTACAAATACAAGGCCGTCAGAGGTCGGTGCTTGAGGAACCGTAAACCGGCGGCAAAGATCGTTGGCTTCAGGAAAGTCAAGAGCAATAGCGAGGTGTCGCTGATGAACGCTGTGGCAAACCAACCTGTGGCAGTTTCCATCTCGTCACATAGCAGTCACTTCCACCACTACAAGGGAGGAATCTACAACGGGCCATGTAGTACAACTAAACTGAACCATGCCGTCACCGTTGTAGGTTAtgggcaacaacaacaaaatgggGCTGACTCAGTACATGCGTCCGCCCCTGGAGCCAAGTATTGGATCGTGAAGAACTCGTGGGGGACAACATGGGGCGACAAAGGCTACATACTAATGAAGAGGGGAACAAAGCATTCATCAGGGCAGTGTGGCATTGCAACACGCCCAGTCTTTCCTCTTATGAAAGGTGGTAGATCGACTGATTAAAGCTCACTTGCTTTAAATCTAGAATTCCAGATCCATCCATTTTAATTTGTCAAAGTTTGTAATATTGGCCAGCACGTGCACTGTGCCTACGTATGTTGCATGCGCTACTATAGGTCTACGTATGTAATCCATCTTGAAAATAAGGATCTGTACGAAGTTCTAAGTTTCGGTTGATTTGGTATGAGGTCAAGGTTCTAACTTATAGCTAGAGCCATCATGTACAGCACATGTTATGTGCTTAGTGCATCTACTTACTTTAATCACTCTATATAAAATGGAATTTGTTGGGGGTCAAGAAAATGATAAATCAGTACTCACAGGGACAAAGTATTTACAAATCATGAGCCAAAACAATGAATCACAAAACTATGAAGATAATCAATTAAAAATTCATAAGAAATAAGCTACCCTCGTGAACATGGTCATgtagaagaaaaaaaagacaaTCTTTTTATAGTTGAAAAGCTATGCAATAATGTATATCTCTCCGTGTAACACCTGTGGAGCCTCCCCTCCATAAACTACTTGACCGTAAATTCAGGATTTCCCCTCCTTGCCCTCCAATAATTGGCCTGGTAAAAATAATTGACGTGGTCCATGCCGTAGCCCCCTCTGTAAACTACTTGCCAGGACTTCAGGATTTCCGCTCCTTGCCATCCAATAATTCGTCTGGTCCATGTCGTAGTCCCCTTCGTAAAATTCTTGCCCGCAAATTCAGGTTTTTTGCTCCTTGCCCTCCAATAATTGGTCTAGTCCATGTCGTTAATGTCGTGGGAGATGGCTCTATGGGTGTTACATGGAGCGATATACAATTATTGAAAAATTGATGGCTTCAACTACCAATGCTGCGGATGGATGAGAACGAGAGTGAGTGGTGGCTGGAACTAGTAGTAGAGGGACGCGCTTTGCGGTGAGGCCGCCATCGTGTGGGGTGGGAGATCAAGCGGGGTACGGGTTGCTTGGGGTCGACGCAGATTGGACCGAGAGATTGAAAAATGGAGAAGTGGGGTGATGGCGTCATGGGAAAAACTCGGATTATATGGACCAAAAAAATTCAGAGACTCGGAAAGTTTATGCGGTAAAGAAAATATATTGGGAGTGcaaaatctgattaggagaaagtaATTTTTTGGCACCAGTCAACCACGTATGAATAAATATTACCGTATTTGTTTCTATAAAAAGGATAAATATTATTTTGGGGCTATTTATTTTTGTTGGATCAAATTGCATTCACACCCAATGTAATATTCACATAGTTTAACAAAAAATATAAAGCTTGTGCAGTCGTAGATCAAAGGGGGCAGAGTGCGACTCAGAAAAATGAGGTTCGTGTCCTCGACCTGTGAACGTGAAGCAGAAGTAACATTGAAAAGGAACTCATAGGCCGAAGAGGCAACATGAATGTAGGCCTTCGAGCCATTCACACCATCGGATACGACACATAGAGATGGAAAGGCTCTACCAACAATGAGCCATCGTTAAACTCTTAACTCTTGCATATCTGCGAGCTAGAACCGAGTCCCTCTTTCATTTTTCCGAGGAGTTTCATACATTCGGGGATAGTTAAAAAAATTTGTGTCGAGATGTGCTGGATCTGTCGGATGCCTACCAGATCTAAATTTAGGACGAATGTAGAGGCAAACATTTATGAGAGGGCGGATAAATTAATATGAGAAGGTGAACATTGAAGGACTGGGCAGATAGGTGAGGTATATCTAGATCAGTATTTCTCAATTCTCATTTAAGAGGGGAGAGATTGCTTGGGTGAAGGGGGAGGAGCAAGGGGAAGATAAGAATGGATGAGTGGGCTACCAGAAAAGTAACACACACTTATTGCAAGATAGCTAGTCCCTTTTTTTCTTTACCTTGTATATATATGCCAGATTAACTTACAGTCGGTAATTACCAAAGTAGCAGACACATTGCTATGTTTGAAAGAGGAGTAAAAAAATGTGACTTATAGGAACAAAACTAGGGAAAAAATGGGTGTTGTATAAAACTCTGGAACATCAAACACAGAACACACACTTTGCTGTTCAAATGCTATTCCATTGGGATGAGCAGAGGCTTACCAAAACTAGGATCAGCGGTAAGACAAACAAATGATGCAAGTGTGTGTATGCTCATACACCGAAAAAAGGAGAATGCACCAGCCAAGAATCAAACCCGGGTCTGTATCGTGGCAGGGTACTATTTTCTCGAAACAGGCTTTTgccccgctttgtattacaaagcaaccactTCTGGTACATCGAACGATAGATGCTGGGGCGAAAACAACACATGCACGCCCAAAAGAAACATAAAAGAAAGAGTAAAAGAAACAAATGCCAACACCGGCGGATCATCGAAAACGGAGAAGCCCCACGACCGTTGCGCACACCTAAAAACACCCACCAAgctcaacacctccaagaagggatGCGACGATGACGCCGCTGCTGCTAAGGGATTCCCCCGATACGCAGCGAGGGGAAAGGAAGGGTAGCCCCAACGCCCTACAGGAAGGTCTGGCGACATTCGCAGGCGCCACCGCGACGGTGTCGACCAGGCCGACTGGGATTTCTCCCGATCCCAACCTCCACCTCAGGCGCATCGGAGCCCGTCACCAAACCGACCACCACCCCGTGCCTACACAGACTTGAAGCTTCCACGCCGGCTCACCACAACAACGTAAGGAGGGGTCTATACGACGAGGAAGAGGAGCCGGGgctaagggcatcatcaccaacgGCACGCGGGAGGGCACGACCTCCACCGTCGATGACGGTAACCGACCGAACGCGATAGCGGGAGCAAACCAGGCCCATAAAGCTCCCACCGTCGTGCTGCAGAAAGCACGCCGTCTACGACGCCGCCCCCGTCCAAGCCGCTCCTCGACACCTTCGCACAGGGAGCATCCTGGCCGCTGCAACACGATCAGTCCGCCCTGCCGCCAAATGGAAGCACCACCACCACtcgcgccgccggccacctccaccAAGGCGCCGGACCGTCATTGTCCTTGCTGCACCCCCGCCGCACGCCCGCTACGGAAGGGACCAACCACAACTGCCGAGAGTCCAAAGCTGGACCCAACCCCCACCCACGTCGTCACCGCCAACCGCCTGGCCTGGGTGAACATCCCACAGTAGGGGGTATCCACGCCTGCATCCCCAGACAATCATCGTTGACTGTGAGGAGCACGGCCTAGTAGTTGCAGACGACCACCACCGAGCAAGCCCCGGCATGGTCCACAACCAGCCCGAGACAAACTTACATGCCGCCACACCCATAGTCAGCGCCGTCGACCTGTCCACGGCATAGCAGCAACAGGGGTGCCCACTCGGACCGACGACACGAAGGAGCAACAAGAAGTGGCACTAACGCGGTGACAAGCACCACCGCGGACTAGGTCGGCCCACTGCCTGTACACCACCGACCGCCATCCTCTGCCACGGACCAGATCCGCACTGCCACCTATAGTCCCGGATCGACCGCTGCCGAACGAGGCAGTAGCCCCGCCCCACCACCGACCAGGAAGTCCCGAGGAGCACCACCGCGACGGGCGCACGCTGCCTCGCCGGATCTGCACTGGCCACACGCCCCCGTCGCCCCCTGGCCCTGCGCCGTCCGCCACGTCCCGCACCAGATCTGGCCGGGAAGAGGCCAACCCGCCACCACCGAGGCCCTAGCAGCCCACCACGCGCCGACTGGAGCCGTCGTCGTCACCGGGGCGCCCGCCGCAGCTGCGCAGCCGCCGGCGGCCCGAACCCGCGCCAACCCCGCCAGCAGCCGAGGCCATCGACGACAGCAGGCAGCCCACCGGAGGAGCCTCAGGTCCAGATTTGAATCGAGGGCACCCCCGCGTCCCTGCGCAGACGCGCCCCACCTGACCCGCGGCCTTCCGCGCCACCGCCCACGGAGCCGCGACGCCCGCACCGCCGCGCCACGCCGCCCCGCCTAGCTGCGTGCCTCCACCCGAAGTGGCTGTCCCGCGACAGCACCCGCCGAGAGGAAGGGATGTGATGCCCCGCCGCCATCGACGCCGGCCGGGCTTTACCCGGTGGCAGGAGCCGGTGGCGGCGGGGGAgggaaaggggaggaggaggggtggggacgGCG
This genomic stretch from Hordeum vulgare subsp. vulgare chromosome 6H, MorexV3_pseudomolecules_assembly, whole genome shotgun sequence harbors:
- the LOC123403095 gene encoding ervatamin-B-like codes for the protein MSGNTIMFSSSRCSSLGLYVLLATSCLLLAGCSSESLLTSDVLPSEQSGIDTDNHQDLMMDRFHVWMTVHNRSYSTAGEKARRFEVYRSNMRFIEAVNAEAATSGLTYELGEGPFTDLTNEEFMELYTGQILEDDQSEDGDDDEQIITTHAGSIDGLGTHKGATVYANFSASAPRSIDWRKRGVVTPVKNQKQCGSCWAFPTVATIEGIHKIKRGTLVSLSEQQLIDCDYLDNGCKGGLVTRAFQWIKKNGGITSTSSYKYKAVRGRCLRNRKPAAKIVGFRKVKSNSEVSLMNAVANQPVAVSISSHSSHFHHYKGGIYNGPCSTTKLNHAVTVVGYGQQQQNGADSVHASAPGAKYWIVKNSWGTTWGDKGYILMKRGTKHSSGQCGIATRPVFPLMKGGRSTD